In the Deltaproteobacteria bacterium genome, one interval contains:
- a CDS encoding AAA family ATPase — translation MARPLAPEELRRACDARRFPFTTTDEIPPLTRIVGQQRALDAIEFGLDMRSLGFNIYALGESGTGKTAAVRAYISRKASTAPTPRDWVYVFNFREPSEPIAVSLAPGRGAEFQRDMSQLVDFLRAAIPKVFESKEYEQQKSRIVEEFQKRQKELFAGLEAQAESRGFKVHATINGFSLVAVDEAGEPVTEEKFGAFDDRRKREIRERGKQVQERLDDVVRTVKAADKAAKDALGQLERVAALSVLGHRLDEIRAGHAGNGKILSYIDAVQEDVLANLEDFKGGGEEPASPLPFLKVARQEPNFTRYLVNVIVNNGGAEGAPCVFESNPTYYNLFGRIEHRFQMGAAITDFSMIKAGALHKANGGFLVIAALDLLRNIFSYDALKRAVRNGEVKIEDVWEQYRLVTTAMMKPEPIPLDVKVVLIGNPEIYYLLYNLDEEYRELFKVKADFDHRIERTDESVDHYASFVATKAKEEGLLPFDAGGVARVVDFGARLAEDQEKLSTKFSDISNLLREAHYWASRDGAAAVNGVHVGKALSAKVSRNSLVEDRMRQLAAEGTILLETRGERVGQVNGLAVLDLGDHSFGKPSRITATVYAGKAGVLNIERETKMSGKIHEKGVL, via the coding sequence ATGGCCAGGCCCCTTGCCCCCGAAGAGCTCCGTCGCGCCTGCGACGCGAGGCGCTTCCCGTTTACGACGACGGACGAGATCCCCCCGCTGACCCGCATCGTGGGGCAGCAGCGGGCGCTCGACGCGATCGAGTTCGGTCTCGACATGCGCAGCCTGGGATTCAACATCTACGCGCTGGGCGAGAGCGGCACGGGCAAGACGGCGGCCGTCCGGGCGTACATCTCGCGAAAGGCGTCGACGGCGCCGACCCCGCGGGACTGGGTCTACGTGTTCAACTTCCGGGAGCCTTCCGAACCGATCGCGGTCTCCCTCGCCCCGGGGCGAGGCGCGGAGTTCCAGCGGGACATGTCGCAGCTGGTCGATTTCCTGCGGGCGGCGATCCCCAAGGTGTTCGAGTCGAAGGAGTACGAGCAGCAGAAAAGCCGGATCGTGGAGGAGTTCCAGAAGCGCCAGAAGGAGCTCTTCGCCGGCCTCGAGGCGCAGGCGGAATCCCGGGGGTTCAAGGTCCACGCGACCATCAACGGCTTCTCCCTCGTGGCGGTGGACGAAGCGGGGGAGCCGGTCACCGAGGAGAAGTTCGGCGCATTCGACGACCGGCGCAAGCGGGAGATCCGCGAGCGCGGGAAACAGGTGCAGGAACGGCTGGACGACGTGGTCCGCACGGTCAAGGCGGCGGACAAGGCGGCGAAGGACGCCCTGGGGCAGTTGGAGCGGGTCGCGGCGCTGTCGGTGCTGGGGCACCGGCTGGACGAGATCCGCGCCGGGCACGCGGGGAACGGAAAGATCCTTTCGTACATCGATGCGGTCCAGGAGGACGTCCTGGCGAATCTCGAGGATTTCAAGGGCGGGGGGGAGGAGCCGGCGTCGCCGCTTCCGTTCCTCAAGGTGGCCCGGCAGGAGCCGAACTTCACCCGGTACCTGGTGAACGTGATCGTGAACAACGGCGGCGCGGAGGGGGCGCCCTGCGTCTTCGAGAGCAATCCGACCTATTACAACCTGTTCGGGCGGATCGAGCACCGGTTCCAGATGGGCGCCGCGATCACGGATTTCTCCATGATCAAGGCCGGGGCGCTCCACAAGGCGAACGGGGGGTTCCTCGTCATCGCGGCCCTGGATCTGCTCCGGAACATCTTCTCCTACGACGCGCTGAAGCGCGCCGTCCGGAACGGGGAGGTGAAGATCGAGGACGTCTGGGAGCAGTACCGCCTGGTGACCACCGCCATGATGAAGCCGGAGCCGATCCCGCTGGACGTGAAGGTCGTCCTGATCGGGAACCCGGAGATCTACTACCTTCTCTACAACCTCGACGAGGAGTACCGGGAGCTGTTCAAGGTGAAGGCGGACTTCGACCACCGGATCGAGCGGACCGACGAGAGCGTGGACCATTACGCGTCGTTCGTCGCGACCAAGGCGAAGGAGGAGGGGCTGCTGCCGTTCGACGCCGGCGGGGTGGCGCGCGTGGTCGATTTCGGCGCCCGGCTGGCGGAGGACCAGGAGAAGCTGTCGACGAAGTTCAGCGACATATCGAACCTCCTGCGGGAGGCGCACTACTGGGCAAGCCGGGATGGCGCCGCGGCGGTCAACGGCGTACACGTGGGGAAGGCGCTGTCGGCCAAGGTTTCCAGGAACAGTCTGGTGGAGGACCGCATGCGGCAGCTGGCGGCCGAGGGGACGATCCTCCTCGAAACCCGGGGGGAGCGGGTCGGGCAGGTGAACGGGCTGGCGGTCCTCGACCTCGGGGACCACAGCTTCGGGAAGCCGTCGAGGATCACCGCCACCGTGTACGCGGGCAAGGCGGGCGTCCTGAACATCGAGCGCGAGACGAAGATGTCGGGGAAGATCCACGAGAAGGGGGTCCT
- a CDS encoding DUF748 domain-containing protein, producing the protein MSEFRAKPSYRIGLIAAVATVSVYALLGYLILPAILKSVLPGALSDALHRKSSVAAVRVDPFALSVSIRGLSIAERDASGTWISAEEIFLDIQLASVFRGGPVLGEARLQRPYVNISRRGDGSYNFSDLIEEFSKKPVKESKPLKYSFNNIQIVDGKVDFDDGPKNTRHEVRGIHLAVPFLSNLPYYVDRYIQPFFAAVVNGKAVSLKGRSKPFSESLETIFDVNLMDLEIPHYLEYVPFRRPYEVPSAFLDVKAEVSFVQHKNRPPAVRVQGDVILREAVVRGLDRRPWIRLPMVKAVVSPSDVMAGEVRLANLMVRDPEIDAAIDRDGTLNLLSLVPETGKGRSGNGGVAVAAKDTGKGGRGSIVSVDSIRLSGGKVRFTDASRKSPFRTSIGDIRVDVDRLSTEPGKMAEATLSLATDSRETVELKANFTLEPLSSGGSVAIGRLLPGKYAPYYAESVPVVVKGGTLDVRTGYKVSRDEGPDKPLVVTLDNVSVDGNALRMEDPGTDPAVRIALDRLKLRADTVSTERNRKGKFSFSTMLNGEGAVSLGGGFSVEPPSLTAKMRLKSVSLVPFQPYYTDKVRILLTGGSVSAGGDLSIDAPKGKPARAAFRGEFSVNDFSSVDKAKGEEFLKFATLHFGGVQVGYNPTAVAIREISLADFYSRIVVNPDGTLNVQGIVSSDNAAMDNTSVRPAASPSSVDKAAPTPPTPVRIDTVTLQGGAIRFSDRYVKPNYSASLAEIGGRLTGLSSEEDTRADVDLRGKLENSAPLSIVGKLNPLSKDLFLDLRVDFRDMELSPLTPYSGRFAGYAIQKGKLSLGLKYHIEKRALEAENKVFLDQFTFGESVDSPDATKLPVRLAVALLKDRKGEIHLDLPVSGMIDDPKFSVWGIVWKILGNLLVKAATSPFALLGAIFGGGEELSYLEFGPGSSAIPAPGAAKIGNLVKVLTERPALTLEIEGHVDPDRDKEGLRQGIFRGKVAAQKVKELAKAGQGVPALDNVRVDAVEYSKYLALAYKEEKFPKPRNIIGMAKSLPVPEMEKLMLTHIVITNDDLRQLALDRASRVRDRLTEGGKVEPARVFLVEPKSLAPEKKEKLADSRVDFRIR; encoded by the coding sequence TTCCCGGGGCGCTGTCGGACGCGCTTCACCGGAAGTCGAGCGTCGCGGCCGTCCGGGTGGACCCGTTCGCGCTGTCGGTCTCGATCCGGGGGCTCTCCATCGCGGAGCGCGACGCTTCGGGCACCTGGATCTCCGCCGAGGAGATCTTCCTGGACATCCAGCTTGCGTCGGTGTTCCGGGGCGGCCCGGTGCTGGGCGAAGCGCGCCTGCAACGGCCGTACGTGAATATCTCGCGGCGCGGGGACGGATCCTACAACTTCTCTGATTTGATAGAGGAATTCTCGAAAAAACCAGTAAAAGAATCCAAACCTCTAAAGTATTCCTTTAACAATATCCAGATCGTCGACGGGAAGGTGGACTTCGACGACGGGCCGAAGAACACCCGCCATGAAGTCCGCGGCATCCACCTTGCGGTTCCGTTCCTGTCGAACCTTCCCTACTACGTGGACCGCTACATCCAGCCGTTCTTCGCCGCGGTCGTCAACGGGAAGGCGGTTTCGTTAAAAGGGAGGAGCAAGCCGTTCAGCGAATCCCTCGAAACGATCTTCGACGTGAACCTCATGGACCTCGAGATCCCGCACTACCTCGAATACGTGCCGTTCCGGCGCCCCTACGAGGTTCCGTCCGCGTTCCTGGACGTCAAGGCGGAAGTCTCATTCGTCCAGCACAAAAACCGCCCGCCGGCGGTCCGGGTCCAGGGGGATGTGATCCTCCGCGAAGCCGTGGTCCGGGGTTTGGACCGGCGTCCGTGGATCCGGCTTCCGATGGTCAAGGCGGTCGTTTCCCCTTCGGACGTCATGGCGGGAGAGGTTCGGCTCGCGAACCTGATGGTGCGGGACCCCGAGATCGACGCCGCGATCGACCGGGACGGGACCCTGAATCTCCTCTCCCTGGTGCCGGAGACGGGCAAGGGGAGATCCGGAAACGGCGGAGTGGCCGTCGCGGCGAAGGACACGGGAAAGGGCGGCAGGGGGTCGATCGTTTCCGTAGACTCCATCCGTCTCTCCGGCGGAAAGGTGCGGTTCACGGACGCCTCCCGGAAAAGTCCGTTTCGCACCTCCATCGGGGATATCCGGGTCGACGTTGACCGGCTGAGCACCGAGCCGGGAAAAATGGCGGAGGCGACGCTTTCCCTCGCGACCGATTCCCGGGAGACCGTGGAGCTGAAGGCGAACTTCACCCTGGAACCGCTGTCCTCGGGCGGGTCGGTCGCGATCGGCAGGCTCCTGCCGGGCAAATATGCGCCGTACTACGCGGAGTCGGTCCCCGTGGTCGTGAAGGGAGGGACCCTGGACGTGCGGACCGGCTACAAAGTCTCCCGGGACGAAGGTCCGGACAAGCCGCTCGTCGTGACGCTGGACAACGTGTCCGTCGACGGGAACGCGTTGCGCATGGAGGACCCGGGAACGGATCCGGCGGTGCGGATCGCTCTGGACCGCCTGAAGCTGCGGGCGGACACCGTGTCGACGGAGAGGAACCGCAAGGGGAAATTCTCCTTTTCCACGATGCTCAACGGCGAGGGGGCGGTATCGCTGGGGGGAGGCTTCTCGGTCGAACCGCCGTCCCTGACCGCGAAGATGCGGCTGAAATCGGTTTCCCTGGTGCCGTTCCAGCCGTATTACACGGACAAGGTCCGGATCCTGCTTACGGGGGGCAGCGTCTCCGCGGGAGGGGACCTGTCGATCGACGCGCCGAAGGGGAAACCGGCGCGGGCCGCGTTCCGGGGGGAGTTCTCGGTCAACGACTTCTCCTCCGTCGACAAGGCGAAGGGAGAGGAGTTCCTGAAATTCGCGACGCTCCATTTCGGGGGCGTTCAGGTCGGGTACAACCCGACGGCGGTCGCGATCCGGGAGATCTCTCTCGCGGACTTCTACTCGCGGATCGTCGTGAATCCCGACGGGACCCTGAACGTGCAGGGGATCGTCTCCTCGGACAACGCAGCGATGGACAACACGTCCGTCCGTCCGGCGGCGTCCCCGTCATCGGTCGACAAAGCGGCCCCAACGCCGCCGACTCCGGTCCGGATCGACACGGTGACGCTGCAGGGGGGCGCGATCCGGTTCAGCGACCGGTACGTCAAGCCGAACTACTCCGCGAGCCTGGCGGAGATCGGCGGCCGTCTGACCGGCCTGTCGTCCGAGGAGGACACGCGCGCGGACGTCGACCTCCGGGGAAAGCTGGAGAACTCCGCGCCGCTTTCGATCGTCGGGAAGCTCAACCCGTTGTCGAAGGATCTCTTCCTCGATCTCCGGGTCGATTTCCGGGACATGGAGCTCTCCCCGCTCACGCCGTACTCCGGGCGGTTCGCGGGATACGCCATCCAGAAGGGGAAACTTTCCCTTGGGCTCAAATACCACATCGAGAAGCGTGCGCTCGAGGCGGAAAACAAGGTGTTCCTCGACCAGTTCACGTTCGGTGAGTCGGTGGACAGCCCCGACGCGACGAAGCTCCCGGTGCGTCTCGCGGTCGCCCTGCTGAAGGACCGGAAGGGGGAGATCCATCTGGATCTCCCCGTTTCGGGGATGATCGACGATCCGAAGTTCAGCGTCTGGGGGATCGTCTGGAAGATCCTGGGGAACCTCCTGGTCAAGGCGGCCACATCGCCGTTCGCGCTCCTCGGGGCGATCTTCGGGGGAGGCGAGGAGCTCTCGTACCTCGAGTTCGGACCGGGTTCCTCCGCGATCCCCGCGCCGGGGGCGGCCAAGATCGGAAACCTGGTCAAGGTGCTGACCGAGCGGCCCGCGCTGACGCTCGAGATCGAGGGGCACGTCGACCCCGACCGGGACAAGGAGGGGTTGCGGCAGGGGATCTTCCGCGGGAAGGTCGCCGCTCAGAAGGTGAAGGAGCTGGCGAAGGCCGGCCAGGGCGTACCGGCGTTGGACAACGTCCGGGTGGACGCCGTGGAATATTCGAAGTACCTGGCGCTCGCCTACAAGGAGGAGAAGTTCCCGAAGCCGCGCAACATCATCGGGATGGCGAAGAGCCTTCCCGTCCCGGAAATGGAGAAGCTCATGCTCACCCACATTGTGATCACGAACGACGACCTCCGCCAGCTCGCGCTGGATCGCGCCTCGCGCGTGCGCGACCGGTTGACCGAAGGCGGCAAGGTGGAACCGGCGCGGGTCTTTCTCGTCGAACCGAAGTCGCTTGCCCCGGAAAAGAAGGAGAAGCTCGCCGACAGCAGGGTGGATTTCCGCATCCGGTGA